Proteins co-encoded in one Salvia splendens isolate huo1 chromosome 4, SspV2, whole genome shotgun sequence genomic window:
- the LOC121801163 gene encoding nucleobase-ascorbate transporter 7-like, with the protein MAGGGAAAPPPKQEELMPHPVKDQLPGVSFCITSPPPWPEAILLGFQHFLVMLGTTVLIPSILVPQMGGGKEEKALMIQTLQFVAGLNTLAQTLFGTRLPAVIGGSYTFVPATLSIVLAGRYSDILDPYEKFKKIMRGIQGAMIVASTLQIVIGFSGLWRNVTRLMSPLSTVPLVALTGFGLYELGFPLLTKCVEIGLPQLVLLVIFSQYLPHLMKGGRNVFDRFAVLFSVIIVWIYAHLLTVGGAYKNVPITTQLSCRTDRAGIIGAAPWIRVPYPFQWGAPSFHAGESFAMMATSFVALVESTGAFIAVSRYASATPVPHSVLSRGIGWQGVAILFSGIFGTGTGSSVSVENAGLLGLTRVGSRRVIQISAGFMLFFSILAKFGAVFASIPAPIVAALYCLLFAYVGAGGLTFLQFCNLNSFRTKFILAFSVFMGLSVPHYFNEYESLKGYGPVHTKARWFNDMINVPFSSEPFVAGFLGLVLDLTMPPKDTTTRKDRGMHWWDKFRSYKTDTRSEEFYSLPLNLNKFFPSV; encoded by the exons ATGGCAGGAGGGGGAGCAGCAGCGCCGCCGCCGAAGCAAGAGGAGTTAATGCCGCATCCAGTCAAGGATCAGCTTCCCGGAGTTTCTTTCTGCATAACTAGCCCACCTCCATGGC CTGAGGCCATATTGCTTGGGTTCCAGCACTTTCTTGTGATGCTTGGCACAACTGTGCTCATACCCTCCATTTTGGTCCCCCAAATGGGAGGAGGAAAA GAAGAGAAAGCTTTGATGATTCAAACACTACAGTTTGTTGCTGGTTTGAACACTCTTGCTCAGACATTGTTTGGCACTCGGCTACCGGCTGTCATCGGAGGCTCTTACACTTTTGTGCCCGCCACTCTGTCTATCGTCTTAGCTGGCCGATATAGTGATATTTTGGATCCTTATGAG AAATTCAAGAAGATTATGAGGGGAATTCAAGGGGCTATGATCGTAGCTTCCACTCTTCAGATTGTCATTGGCTTCAGTGGCCTGTGGCGCAACGTGACCAG GTTAATGAGCCCCCTTTCCACAGTTCCATTGGTAGCTCTCACCGGGTTCGGTCTGTATGAATTAGGCTTTCCTCTG CTTACAAAATGTGTGGAGATTGGACTGCCTCAGCTTGTTTTGCTTGTGATATTTTCACAG TACTTGCCACATCTGATGAAAGGAGGGAGAAATGTGTTTGATCGGTTTGCAGTGTTATTCTCTGTGATCATCGTCTGGATATACGCTCACCTACTCACTGTGGGAGGAGCATACAAGAACGTGCCAATCACGACTCAGCTAAGCTGCAGAACTGACCGCGCTGGGATCATAGGCGCTGCTCCTTG GATCAGAGTTCCGTATCCATTTCAATGGGGAGCTCCAAGCTTTCATGCTGGAGAATCATTTGCCATGATGGCAACTTCATTCGTAGCCCTTGTTGAG tcaactggtgctttcattgctGTGTCAAGGTATGCGAGTGCAACTCCCGTACCACATTCTGTTCTCAGCCGTGGCATCGGATGGCAG GGTGTAGCTATATTGTTCTCCGGAATCTTTGGAACGGGAACTGGATCATCGGTGTCTGT TGAAAATGCCGGCTTGCTTGGGCTGACACGCGTTGGCAGCCGTAGAGTGATACAAATATCTGCTGGTTTCATGCTGTTCTTCTCCATACTAG CTAAATTTGGAGCTGTCTTCGCCTCAATCCCTGCTCCCATCGTCGCTGCTCTGTATTGCCTTCTCTTTGCCTATGTTG GTGCTGGTGGGCTTACTTTCCTGCAGTTCTGCAATCTCAACAGTTTTAGGACAAAGTTCATTCTTGCATTCTCGGTGTTCATGGGACTGTCCGTGCCACACTACTTCAACGAGTACGAATCTTTGAAAGGCTATGGACCTGTTCACACCAAAGCAAGATGG TTCAACGACATGATCAACGTGCCCTTCTCGTCTGAGCCATTTGTGGCTggttttctgggcctggttctGGACCTGACTATGCCTCCCAAGGACACCACTACGAGGAAGGACAGAGGCATGCATTGGTGGGACAAGTTCCGGTCTTACAAGACCGATACTAGGAGTGAAGAGTTCTACTCTCTGCCTCTCAATCTCAACAAGTTCTTCCCATCTGTCTAG